gagagagaggaggaagggAGGCTGTCGCTTGTGCGTTCGTCGCGCGTCTCTTTGGCCACCCGACGGCGGCCAGCCGATCGTGGACTGTATACGCCGTGGCCGGAAATTCATAGCATATTCTCGCCCATGGAAAGCCCAGCGCAAGCGCAGGCGAGTATTCTGTCAAACGTTGACGCCGTTCACGCGGATGCACCAAGGAGAGCAACAAGTGGATGCTTCACGTCTGGTACGAAAGAACTACACGAAGGCACCGAAGGAAAGGGCGCGCCCTTTCAGGCAACCGAGCTTCTGGGATAAGCGGCAAGGAGGTGGGCAGGACACCGTTGACTACTCGCTCATTCATTCGGGACATTTGCTTAAATTGAGAATCATTGTCGATGGTTTATGCATAATTTTTTCCCGCTTTTACTTTCTTGTGTGAGCATAAGAAGGACAACTTCTATAGAGCGGAGTTATACGTATGCGCTGCTTTTCATTTTCCTCTTTTATCGCATTACCGGAGCTGTCATCCTTATCAATCTTTTATTTAAAAGCGAGACGCGTACGCTGTATCGGATTGCGTAAAATGTCGTATACGTCTCGGGTGATGCAGCTATAGGAGCGGGCTGTGGTTGAGCAATCGGTGCAATGAATGACTTGTTTAGGGCgccgtcaccaccaccaccaccaacaacaacgacaacgacaaaaACAAGAATAACGGCAAAGACAACAATCAAGTTTTGTTCAACAATCAATTGACGTTTCGGAGCACCCCTGGTGCATGGCGACTCCCACGACCAGTAGAGGTAAACCCCAATGCGACTGGGTTCACCACTGACTGTGCGCTTACCTTCTGCATGGCCTGATGGAGCACGACAAATGCCGGCTCGAGCTTCTCCAGAATCATCTTGCGCGAGGCGTGCACCACTGCCACTGGGCCGTCAGTGCAAAGGGCGTCACCATGGCAGTGCTCCCCGCGGAAGTTCCAGCGGCAGGTGAATGTGAATATCCCTTGCGGGTATCGATAGAACAGGATGTTCAGCAAATCCTGGTCAGCCCACGGAATGCGGCCCTCGAACTCCCGCTTGAGCTCCAGTACACGTCTCTCCAGGCCAAACGCACGCATGCGCGTAAGGTTCATCATAAGCAAACCAGCATTCAACGCTGCACCATCAAACAGAAAGGAACAGGAGTAGGAGGCACTTTGTCGCAAATATATCTGAAATCACAGGTACTTCGTATACGGGTAGGCATGGTGCCACAGGTTTCCCCATTAAAACACATGTGAAACGCTGATATGCTTTTTGGAGACAACCACAGGACCGATtagaatgaaatttgttgaaattGCGAAGAAAAATTACATTCTCTACCCGTAATGAAGAGAAATCCTGATATGAGATCTCGAATTTTATTTTACCAAGATTGCCAAAAATCAGtaggaacgaaaaagaaagaaaattaaagcaCGAGATATGCAAATTCGTAACACTGCACCAACAAAGatgtcgcagttctgtaaactgcatctgttagagcgcCGAAGTGGGCAAATGTGATTACTGCATTTACCATTTACGTCAATTTATTTCAAGGTTTACGCGGCTGCTGCAATGTCCTACCAACCTTCCGATATTACATTTTAGAGCTGTGTACGATAGATACATCAGTGCTGCCCACCTTAGATCCACTACCACGTGGAGTTTACAGAACCGCCCTATAGTTTTTGTATGCTGCGGAAATAGAGTTGTAAACTGAATTACGTGATTT
The sequence above is drawn from the Dermacentor andersoni chromosome 7, qqDerAnde1_hic_scaffold, whole genome shotgun sequence genome and encodes:
- the LOC129385815 gene encoding glucoside xylosyltransferase 1-like gives rise to the protein MRAFGLERRVLELKREFEGRIPWADQDLLNILFYRYPQGIFTFTCRWNFRGEHCHGDALCTDGPVAVVHASRKMILEKLEPAFVVLHQAMQKFKLGQSLVDDFIVPVREGLQKARPTGCTKELTKQLPLLTLSASRVDNVTGRATAANRT